The DNA segment ATAAGATACAGGCATGTTATTTATGCGTATAATTCTAGGACAACGTATTGATGAACCTTATTTAGGTTGCCACACACAGCCTGTTTGTAGATCAATCCATATCTACTAACTCCAACCTTAATACCTCTTGAACGTTTCCCATTTATCAAAAGTTTGATGCTTCTTCTGAATGAATCCATCGGCCTCAACATCGACGCTGATCTCCTCATCGCGAACTTGGTGTTTCCCATTCTTGTCGATCTCCACATGTTCAACGAAATGAACTTTCTTGTTCACTTCCGGCACCCCATGATGCCCTTTATTGTGATGACGATTGATCATGGTAAAATTCTTCTGGTGATGATCATCATACTTGTCAAAGCCGCGCGTGGAGTCGCTCTTGAGACCGTAGTTGGCAGTTGGGGCGTTGGCGGAGGCGTAGGCAGGGGGTGCTTGAAAGACAATGGGAGGCATTAGGAAATATTCATCGTCGGAGATGGTATCTCTGCCGTAATATAGGGCAGAGGTGGTGTAGTAATCGTGGTTGTTTTGCATTTTTGTTGGCTTGTTTTAGCAAGTCCTGGTTGCGCTGGGAGAGTTGTGGAGTGGAATTCCAAATTTATAGGGGGGTCATGTCCAAAAGATATTCTTTAGTGACTTGGGTTAGAtccaaatataaataatattaataaaaacttGAAACGGTTGGAAGaaacaatttttcaaaaatttattgaTCAATTGATGCATATAACTTTGGGGAGTTGTATTTTTCCTTAATGAGGTTGGCAAGAATCAGATTCTTGTCTTTAGTCCATTTTCAGAATATTTGAACGATGTTTCCAGGTTAAATCATATCATCGGCGGGAATCAATATTGTAGGACCAAAAACTATTTGAACTATTTATCAAGACATGTTTCACATTGTAGATAATATTATAGATGTTCATGGAGAAATTAcgaatattcaaaattttagagATCTTGATTTAATTCACGAGAAGCCGAAACATACCACCAACTTAGGAGAGtaattttgcaattttccctgTGGTTTCACAAGCCCTCTAAATCGAAGAACGAACAAAGGATTTCCATATGGACAAAATAGCAGTCTTTGTACTAGGGAGCAGGGAAACGTCCCATGATTGAAGTTTGGGAGaaaaaaagttattcttgaaaaaaAGGAATATGAAAAGGGTGATTCTCTAGCACTAGTGAGAATATGAGATAAAACGAAAAACCAAAAAAGAAACAGAATATGAAATAATCAATGCAGAAGGAGCCTATTGGGTTTCATCGAATTGACTGAGAAATCCACAATTTTAAAGCAATGGAACATTATATTCCACCGACCACTTTTCGCTAGATTTTGATCATCAGAAGTTACTTGCACCTAAAGAAGATGAGATGGAAAGGAAAGGAAAGGAGATATTTGCAAAATACGCTTAAAATTTCAATATAGGAAAGAGAACATAGTTCAATAACTGTTGTTAGTGACATACATAACCTATGTTTTGGTTTCTAATTTTTAAATGAACATAAAATAGATCATAAAGACTTAGCATTCCAAGACAAAAGATCGAGCCTTTGTCTGAATGTGTTCGAATTGGCTAGAAAAGTCACTCGGATTCAATGTGACTCGGACATAAAACCTGTAACTGCGATGCTTGCGCAAAATAAAGACATTGGACTACAGCTATGAATTTGAAATCATCCGAACCTAAAGATATGGATGGGATATGTATTTCGTTTGCATCCTTCTGTATGCAACATACTATGTATCATTCCAggaatcaaataaataatccaaTAAACAGTCAGGAAAGGAATAGGGGACATATTAACATCGAATAAACAAGTTCAACCAGCAAAAATCCAAATAAACAAGTTTATAAGAGACCAAGAACCAGAAACAAGCTCTAACAATTTACTCATGTCAAATGTTCCTAATACCTCTTCTCCAGGAATAAGATCCATGACTAAAGTGTGTTACCTCCGCAAAGATCTATCAGTGTTTGCTGGAAATCATACTCATGAAACCTCAAGATCTCCCTGTTTAACTCAACCTCAGAGAAGCCCAACGCCTCGAGTTCCCACAGAAGCTTCTCCTCTAATTCTTCAATTCCTTGAACCCCTTCTGAGTTTTCTAGTGTATCTCCAGCAGGTGAGAGCCGAGAATAGGACGGAGGTGGTGATGGTGAAGTATAGTCATGGAGCGAAACCGGATGTGGAGGAGAGATCGTCGGAGGAGTTGGTGGCGGTGGTGAATAGAAATTTGGTGGCGGAGGATATAGCAGAGATGGTTCTGGTGGTTGAATAGGATAGAACACAGCTGGTGCCGGTTGAGAATAGAGAAATGGCTGAGTTGGATAAAAGGTCAGTTGAGGTGGTGGAGCTGGATAGTGCATATATGGTGGAGGGTACACTGCTGATGCCATATCCGACCGATCGCCAACAGGGTTTAAGGTCCACGAAGGGGAAGTTGGTGCCAAGTTTGTTGCACCACTTCCTATCATTGAACTGTCAGGGATAGGAAACTCCATATCCTGTTCAATGTTTGGCAACGGTGTAATAGGTTCAGATACTTCCTCCGGGCGACTGTCTTTCACCAGTGGATCCATTACAGCATTATTGACTTTGGGGCCAGTTAAGGCATTATTTACCGGGGGTAAATTTAGGTTCAAGCCCCGAACACCATGTTGTGCCTCTTCAGTGGTAGCTTGAACCTACAGGTATACACAAACTGTCTCTTGAATTTTATAGTAGACATGACATAAAGAAGAAAGACAAAAGAGTACACGATTTGAGTTGATAGGGCATAGGCATAAAAGCCTACATCCAGACAGAatggcaaaaaaaaaacaaaacaaaacaaaacaaaactttTCCAAATCTCTCGTACGTTTCATCATAatcttaaaagttttaaaatttcgatTCCAAAGAAATGACCAACCTGGATGTGGACCCAAACACATTGCCCAAAGGTTAGCCCAGATGGTGCAGCCATTCTCCAATAAGAGATACATCGACCTGGAAGCTCGGGAGAAATGAAATCAACTGCGACATCAAACTCCTGGTTGACCGCCAAACCAGCCGCAGGAATCTGACATGACATGAAACTCATTATGGCGGAGTAACACACTTAAACAAGGATGAATTTCAGTAAATTGTCAAGAACAAAGGCATCAAGAAAACAGTAATCAAAATTCATTTGATGACCTATAGAAATGAGGATGAAATATAAATAGCACATAAATCAATAGACGGAGAGAAAGAGCGATACCGATCCACGCTAATGTCATGCATTCACCACtgaagaaaaggaaaaactAAGGATATGGTACAGATGAAATAAGAGAGCATTGACAAAGTCAGCACAAAATAATGGCATATCTAAACCCAAAGAGAGAAGCTTACCTAGTTACCTATATAGGTGGTAATAGAAATTATATGAAATCATGACAAAGACAACTCACCTGTAATTCTACAGAACATGAGTTGCTCAACTTATTTCCTCCATCCCAAACAAGTCTTGTGTTTTCGGGCCAAGCAAGTGTACCGTTGTTCCTCATGCGCCAAATCTTGGTAAATGTAGTTGATGGAGTTATAATAGTGCCATCACTCATGGTGACATCCGCAATGAAGCAACTATCTAGCTTGGATACACCCAGATTAACTTCCATACCCCGGGGAACTTGTGAGTTCAATGAATAGAGCCACCGGGCATACTGATTTAGGACAGGAGTACAGAACACAAGGCATACATCACAGGCAACACAAATTAGCACAAGAAAAGAAGTgctaaaagaaataaaataaagcaTTGATGAAAACGCATACAAAATCATGCAACCCTGTAGAAGGCCAGTGATATGGATATGTCGCAGGGGGATCAGCGAGTGGTTGTGTACAGCTGCTAAAACCACCGGAATGGGGAACAATGTGCGGAGAGTTCCCGGGATCACATGGGGTCCAACCCTTCATACAATCATGTGCACCAACAAATGCCGGGTTTGGTCCAAGGTGAGGTCCAATAGCCTTATTGACCTTCTCTCCTGTAGAAACATTATTGCAACAAAAGGATCACtgaaagaagcacaaaaagttTCACCTAAACAATGCATTGAAAAGAGTTGCAAATCAGCAGATGTCAAATAAGACTTATCATTTGTGTAACCTCCGCCGACCACATTAGCTGGTTAATTCTTACCGACGTTATCAGGCACAAGTCTTGATTTAGGGAGAATGGGTTCTGAATCACAATGATTTTTGTTGATGCCGTCAATCGACCTAGCCACATCACTAATACCAGGTGCCTTTGAAGATGATGCCTCCATGCTTCCTTCAGGTGTACTAGCTTTCACATCTTGGATTTTCATGGTCGCCTCAGACTTGAGTTTTGGTGAGTGCAACGGCTTTTCAGATCCTCCTTGTGATTGGGCCTTCAATGGGGTAGGATCAACCATGGTTGCCACAGACTTGAATTTTGGTGAGTTCTCATTATTCGGAGGCAACTGCTTTTCATATCCTCCTTGTGATTGGGACTTCAATGGAGTAGTAGGATCAACCTTGGACAAACCAGAATCTTTGGTCTCTGTCACAGTTTCCCTTCTTTCAGGAACATCGTTTTGTGAGCTAGGCCGCACCCTAGCTTGGAGTTCTAAACTCTGGGAAAGATAGCCCAAACCCATGTTGGAAAAGTATTCAATAATCGCCGCGGTACCTGGAGTTATACCAGCAGCAGAAGAAGACGAGTTAGGTACCAAATCAGTCAAGAGCTTTGCAAGTCTCTCATGTAGAGGATCGGGTATAGGTTTTAGAATTTCAGAGACAAAAGAGTTAATGTTTTGAAACTGTTGTTGCACTGGAGGGGAACTCAAGGGAGTAGAAGATGAGCTCTTCTTTTCTTCATTCATTGTAACCGTGATCCTCAGAGGATCCAGGCCCTGTTTCACAACATCTCGGAGATCTTCATCATCAATCAGAGTAACTGTCTCCCCATCTTCATCAATGTAAGTAAGTGTGAGCTCAGTATCAGTAGGAAGGTTGAAAAGGATACAAATCTTCTCCATCAGTTTGCCCATACTAAGACCCAATTTATCATCTGTAACACTTGCATTGAAACGCCTGAGACAATCCCCATATTTTACCTGTCAAAATGTTGAGTTTGGTGAGCTGGACATATAGGACTTTAAGATTATGTTAATCACAGGCTGAAAAGCAGGCTGCCTGCTTGCAAAGTGTGCACACAGGGGTAACTCAACATGATTCAGATATCACTCATAACAGGTCAGAATCTACTAGAGGATCAAGGCTCACTTCAAAAAGCAGAAGTTCGCATTATTTGAAAGCACTCAAATTTATATACAAACTTTATCTATATGTTCTAACATTAATAATACAAGAGTGTTATTTGCATTTCAATTTTGGTTAAATATACTTCAATAATATCCTTTGTTTATtaatgttttagtttattttattttaagagttAAATGTACTACAATCAACATAAAACGAATAAAGctcaaatatatattcaatttaaTTTACAAAAAATGTGAGCTTGATGACACAATGAACGTGAAATCTCAAGAGTCAAGATGGCTCGTGAGAAGAGTCTCATATATCGAGTAACACCTGTCTAAACTGCCTCACCTCGACAAAAGATCAAAAAATTGTTTGAAAATATAATCTTGCGTCATATTTTTCGATACCTCGGGTTTTTTTGGCGATCACTTCATGGCACTGCACCCACATGTGGGTGGCGCAAAAGGTAGTGAAAAATAACCTCTTGCAAATACGGAGAAAAGTGGATTTTCAAGAACCAAGAAGAACTCAGACACCCATCAAACAATGATCATGAAGAATCATTAAACAGAAACAGAGAGGGAGAAGAAAAAATAACCTTGATCACCAAAGTAGAAGCCTCCATAGCAATAGCAATAGCAGAgaccgagagagagagagagagagcccTTCTGTAGCTATGTTCTGTTCCTTAATATTTTCACGTTTCagtgtataatattatttattattattaaatatacataCGATATTTCAAGTATGATTTATGAACACCCAGTCTTATCAAATATTTGGGTTTGGATATAATAAAGCATCAAACGACGATAAATCAcaagtttaaattttaaattagagATAACAAAATTATATCATATAGAAATTACATTGGCGTGATTAGATCGTGTTAGGTTTGGACACTCTAAAATCACAGAAATATCAAAAAACTTTTTGAGTGAGTGTTATCTATTAGTGTTGTCAGAGACGGAACCGGATTACGTAGTATGGAGGGctaaatttttatgtttttattgttaAACAGGTTAACAAGTTCTTTACATTGCATTAATATTTAAtactattaaattatatatcttatatttcctaattatatatattttttaaaaaaaacaattttgtaAAAATTTGACTGCGTGAttagaaatttatttttgatttttaatttgctTGAATTAAtagtttattatatattatc comes from the Henckelia pumila isolate YLH828 chromosome 1, ASM3356847v2, whole genome shotgun sequence genome and includes:
- the LOC140875020 gene encoding protein JOKA2-like; the encoded protein is MEASTLVIKVKYGDCLRRFNASVTDDKLGLSMGKLMEKICILFNLPTDTELTLTYIDEDGETVTLIDDEDLRDVVKQGLDPLRITVTMNEEKKSSSSTPLSSPPVQQQFQNINSFVSEILKPIPDPLHERLAKLLTDLVPNSSSSAAGITPGTAAIIEYFSNMGLGYLSQSLELQARVRPSSQNDVPERRETVTETKDSGLSKVDPTTPLKSQSQGGYEKQLPPNNENSPKFKSVATMVDPTPLKAQSQGGSEKPLHSPKLKSEATMKIQDVKASTPEGSMEASSSKAPGISDVARSIDGINKNHCDSEPILPKSRLVPDNVGEKVNKAIGPHLGPNPAFVGAHDCMKGWTPCDPGNSPHIVPHSGGFSSCTQPLADPPATYPYHWPSTGLHDFYARWLYSLNSQVPRGMEVNLGVSKLDSCFIADVTMSDGTIITPSTTFTKIWRMRNNGTLAWPENTRLVWDGGNKLSNSCSVELQIPAAGLAVNQEFDVAVDFISPELPGRCISYWRMAAPSGLTFGQCVWVHIQVQATTEEAQHGVRGLNLNLPPVNNALTGPKVNNAVMDPLVKDSRPEEVSEPITPLPNIEQDMEFPIPDSSMIGSGATNLAPTSPSWTLNPVGDRSDMASAVYPPPYMHYPAPPPQLTFYPTQPFLYSQPAPAVFYPIQPPEPSLLYPPPPNFYSPPPPTPPTISPPHPVSLHDYTSPSPPPSYSRLSPAGDTLENSEGVQGIEELEEKLLWELEALGFSEVELNREILRFHEYDFQQTLIDLCGGNTL